Proteins encoded by one window of Bactrocera oleae isolate idBacOlea1 chromosome 4, idBacOlea1, whole genome shotgun sequence:
- the LOC106619365 gene encoding uncharacterized protein, translating into MERWLNRVAVVTGASSGIGAAIVKYLANNGMVTVGLARRNERIEALRDEVKGDAKKRIHAIKCDIRDEANVIAVFKEIESKYGPVAVLVNNAGVARHSDLLKEGNSQDIRDVIDTNVYGIVWSTREAFRSMKAQGVDGHVFLINSIAGHIIPNIPNISLNIYPSSKHAVTVLTEIYRQELLNNKTNIKITSLSPGAVKTEIMGVDPEFAKDIVFLTPEDIADALIYCLQTPPNVQIHELTIKPLGEKTQVKMERWLGRVAVVTGASSGIGAACAMYLVDNGMTVVGLARRKERIEALREAMKPEAGQRLHALQCDVGKEQEIVDAFKQIESEFGPVAVLVNNAGIMRGSDLVGEDNSNDLRDTIDTNVLGVAYCTREAFRTMREHGGDGHVFLINSIAGHKITNVPGLSWNLYPSSKYAVTAMTEVYRQEFLKYNTKIKVTSISPGGVLTEILPAHLLPEDKTGLPLLKPEDVADALVYCLQTPPHVQIHELTIKPLGEPV; encoded by the exons ATGGAACGTTGGCTGAATCGTGTTGCTGTGGTCACTGGCGCTAGTTCGGGTATTGGTGCAGCTATTGTGAAATATCTGGCTAATAACGGTATGGTGACAGTCGGCTTGGCACGGCGCAATGAACGTATCGAAGCACTGCGCGATGAAGTGAAAGGCGACGCAAAAAAACGCATACATGCAATTAAATGTGATATACGAGATGAAGCTAATGTGATAGCTGTCTTCAAAGAGATCGAAAGCAAGTATGGACCGGTAGCTGTGCTGGTAAACAATGCCGGCGTAGCACGTCATAGTGATTTGTTGAAAGAGGGCAACTCACAAGATATACGCGATGTGATCGATACAAATGTTTACGGTATTGTGTGGAGCACGCGTGAGGCTTTCCGTTCGATGAAGGCTCAAGGTGTTGATGGTCATGTCTTCCTCATCAATAGTATAGCTGGGCATATTATACCGAATATAccgaatatttctttaaatatttatccatCTTCAAAGCATGCGGTCACCGTTTTGACTGAGATCTACCGTCAGGAGCTTCtgaataacaaaacaaatattaagaTTACC AGCCTTAGTCCCGGTGCTGTAAAAACCGAGATTATGGGCGTTGATCCGGAGTTTGCAAAAGATATAGTGTTTTTGACTCCCGAAGATATCGCTGATGCGTTGATCTATTGTCTACAGACACCCCCGAATGTGCAG aTTCACGAATTAACCATAAAACCACTCGGTGAAA AAACCCAAGTGAAGATGGAACGCTGGCTGGGACGCGTAGCCGTGGTGACCGGCGCCAGTTCGGGCATTGGTGCGGCCTGTGCGATGTACCTCGTCGATAATGGCATGACTGTAGTAGGCTTAGCGCGACGCAAGGAACGCATTGAAGCCTTACGTGAAGCGATGAAACCAGAAGCCGGTCAACGACTGCATGCTTTACAATGTGATGTGGGTAAGGAGCAGGAAATTGTAGATGCCTTCAAGCAGATCGAGTCGGAATTTGGTCCGGTAGCGGTGCTGGTGAACAATGCGGGCATAATGCGTGGCAGCGATTTGGTGGGTGAAGATAACTCTAACGATTTACGTGATACGATCGATACGAATGTGTTGGGCGTGGCATATTGTACACGCGAAGCGTTTCGTACGATGCGTGAACATGGTGGAGATGGACATGTATTCTTGATTAACAGCATTGCGGGTCATAAAATCACAAACGTACCGGGTTTGTCGTGGAATTTGTATCCATCTTCGAAATATGCTGTGACCGCTATGACGGAGGTTTACCGACAGGAATTCTTGAAATACAACACCAAGATCAAAGTGACG AGTATTAGTCCCGGCGGCGTGCTTACAGAGATTTTACCAGCGCATCTTTTACCGGAAGACAAAACCGGTTTACCGTTGCTTAAGCCCGAAGATGTGGCCGATGCATTAGTGTATTGTCTACAGACACCGCCACACGTGCAG aTTCATGAGCTGACTATAAAACCATTGGGCGAACCAGTCTAA